The Streptomyces aurantiacus genome includes a region encoding these proteins:
- a CDS encoding ABC transporter ATP-binding protein, translating into MAERRSGAVAEYRDAPVGEPILQVRGLVKHYPLTQGVLFRKQVGAVRAVDGVDFALGAGETLGIVGESGCGKSTVAKMLVNLERPTAGEIRYKGEDVTKLSGRALKAVRRNIQMVFQDPYTSLNPRMTVGDIIGEPYEIHPEVAPKGDRRRKVQDLLDVVGLNPEYINRYPHQFSGGQRQRIGIARGLALRPEIIVADEPVSALDVSVQAQVINLMDRLQSEFDLSYVFIAHDLSIVRHISDRVGVMYLGRIVETGTEAEIYGHPTHPYTQALLSAVPVPDPEAREHRERIILFGDVPSPADIPSGCRFRTRCWKARERCALEVPLLAVPAEFRYEGGPAAHESACHFAEEKQVVPPETPETDRGPDEGRGGTPYTTPGTNLGKIPDEPGDEPE; encoded by the coding sequence ATGGCTGAGCGGAGGAGCGGAGCGGTGGCCGAGTACCGGGACGCCCCGGTGGGCGAGCCGATCCTCCAGGTGCGCGGCCTCGTCAAGCACTACCCGCTCACCCAGGGAGTCCTGTTCCGCAAGCAGGTGGGCGCGGTCCGGGCCGTCGACGGAGTCGACTTCGCACTCGGCGCCGGAGAAACCCTCGGCATCGTCGGGGAGTCCGGCTGCGGCAAGTCCACCGTCGCCAAGATGCTGGTCAACCTCGAGCGGCCGACCGCGGGCGAGATCAGGTACAAGGGCGAGGACGTCACCAAGCTGTCCGGCCGCGCGCTGAAGGCCGTCCGCCGAAACATCCAGATGGTCTTCCAGGACCCGTACACCTCGCTCAACCCCCGTATGACCGTCGGCGACATCATCGGCGAGCCGTACGAGATCCACCCCGAGGTCGCGCCCAAGGGGGACCGGCGCCGGAAGGTCCAGGACCTGCTGGACGTGGTCGGGCTCAACCCGGAGTACATCAACCGCTATCCGCACCAGTTCTCCGGCGGCCAGCGCCAGCGCATCGGCATCGCGCGCGGTCTCGCCCTGCGCCCCGAGATCATCGTCGCGGACGAGCCGGTCTCCGCCCTCGACGTGTCCGTGCAGGCGCAGGTCATCAACCTGATGGACCGGCTCCAGAGCGAGTTCGACCTCAGTTACGTGTTCATCGCGCACGACCTGTCGATCGTGCGGCACATCTCCGACCGGGTCGGCGTGATGTACCTCGGCCGGATCGTGGAGACCGGCACGGAGGCCGAGATCTACGGGCACCCGACGCATCCCTACACACAGGCCCTGCTGTCCGCCGTGCCCGTCCCGGACCCGGAGGCACGCGAGCACCGGGAGCGGATCATCCTCTTCGGCGACGTGCCCTCGCCGGCGGACATCCCCTCCGGCTGCCGCTTCCGCACCCGCTGCTGGAAGGCCAGGGAGAGGTGCGCCCTGGAGGTCCCGCTGCTCGCGGTGCCCGCGGAGTTCCGGTACGAGGGCGGTCCGGCCGCCCACGAGTCGGCGTGCCACTTCGCGGAGGAGAAGCAGGTCGTCCCGCCGGAGACGCCGGAGACGGACAGGGGCCCGGACGAGGGCAGGGGCGGAACTCCGTACACGACTCCGGGCACGAACCTGGGCAAGATCCCGGACGAGCCGGGGGACGAGCCGGAATAG
- a CDS encoding ABC transporter ATP-binding protein — protein MLLEVRDLHVEFRTRDGVAKAVNGVTYGVDEGETLAVLGESGSGKSVTAQAIMGILDTPPGKITAGEVLFQGEDLLKFKEENRRKVRGARMAMIFQDALSSLNPVLSVGAQLGEMFIVHQSMSRKDARTKAVELMDRVRIPGAASRVGDYPHQFSGGMRQRIMIAMALALEPALIIADEPTTALDVTVQAQVMDLLAELQRELNMGLILITHDLGVVADVADRIAVMYAGRIVESAPVHDIYKAPAHPYTKGLLESIPRLDQKGQELYAIKGLPPNLMNIPPGCAFNPRCPMAQDVCRTDVPPLYEVTEAGTDRVSACHFWRECLHG, from the coding sequence GTGCTGCTCGAAGTACGCGATCTGCACGTGGAGTTCAGGACCCGCGACGGCGTCGCCAAGGCCGTCAACGGCGTCACCTACGGCGTGGACGAGGGCGAGACGCTCGCCGTGCTCGGCGAGTCCGGCTCCGGCAAGTCCGTGACCGCACAGGCGATCATGGGCATCCTCGACACCCCGCCCGGGAAGATCACCGCAGGCGAGGTCCTCTTCCAGGGGGAGGACCTCCTGAAGTTCAAGGAGGAGAACCGGCGCAAGGTCCGCGGCGCCCGGATGGCGATGATCTTCCAGGACGCGCTGTCGTCCCTGAACCCGGTGCTCAGCGTCGGCGCCCAGCTCGGCGAGATGTTCATCGTCCACCAGAGCATGTCCAGGAAGGACGCCAGGACGAAGGCGGTCGAACTGATGGACCGGGTGCGCATCCCGGGCGCGGCCTCCCGCGTGGGCGACTACCCCCACCAGTTCTCCGGCGGCATGCGCCAGCGCATCATGATCGCGATGGCGCTGGCCCTCGAACCCGCCCTGATCATCGCCGACGAACCCACCACCGCCCTCGACGTCACCGTCCAGGCCCAGGTCATGGACCTGCTCGCCGAGCTCCAGCGCGAGCTCAACATGGGGCTCATCCTCATCACCCACGACCTCGGCGTGGTCGCGGACGTCGCCGACCGCATCGCCGTGATGTACGCGGGCCGGATCGTCGAGTCCGCCCCGGTCCACGACATCTACAAGGCCCCGGCGCACCCCTACACCAAGGGCCTCCTGGAGTCGATCCCGCGGCTCGACCAGAAGGGCCAGGAGCTCTACGCGATCAAGGGACTGCCGCCGAACCTCATGAACATCCCACCGGGCTGCGCCTTCAACCCGCGCTGCCCCATGGCCCAGGACGTCTGCCGCACCGACGTGCCGCCCCTGTACGAGGTGACCGAGGCGGGCACGGACCGTGTGAGCGCCTGCCACTTCTGGAGGGAGTGCCTCCATGGCTGA
- a CDS encoding ABC transporter permease has product MPEPMPPEPHLSGGGRAPEDGAIAATGMGGAMDLATQEATSLEKTPGGPHGPEPSDGRARSLWSDAWRDLRRNPVFIISGLVILFLLFISLWPSVIASGNPLKCDLAKAQEGSQPGHPFGYNGQGCDVYTRTVYGARVSVTVGVCATLGVAILGSLLGGLAGFFGGASDAILSRVTDIFFAIPVVLGGLVLLSVVTSSTVWPVIGFMVLLGWPQLSRIARASVISTKQNDYVQAARALGASNSRMMLRHITPNAIAPVIVVATIALGTYISLEATLSYLGVGLKPPTVSWGIDISSASQYIRTAPHALLWPAGALAVTVLAFIMLGDAVRDALDPKLR; this is encoded by the coding sequence ATGCCTGAACCGATGCCGCCCGAGCCGCACCTGTCGGGCGGGGGCCGCGCCCCGGAGGACGGTGCCATCGCCGCGACGGGCATGGGCGGCGCGATGGACCTGGCGACCCAGGAGGCCACCTCGCTGGAGAAGACCCCCGGCGGTCCGCACGGGCCGGAGCCCTCGGACGGACGGGCCCGCTCCCTGTGGTCCGACGCCTGGCGCGACCTGCGGCGCAACCCCGTCTTCATCATCTCCGGGCTCGTCATCCTGTTCCTGCTCTTCATCTCCCTGTGGCCCTCGGTGATCGCCTCCGGCAACCCCCTCAAGTGCGACCTCGCCAAGGCCCAGGAGGGCTCCCAGCCGGGGCACCCCTTCGGCTACAACGGCCAGGGCTGCGACGTCTACACCCGCACGGTGTACGGGGCCCGGGTGTCCGTCACCGTCGGTGTGTGCGCCACGCTCGGGGTCGCGATCCTCGGCTCGCTGCTCGGTGGCCTCGCCGGGTTCTTCGGCGGGGCCTCGGACGCGATCCTCTCCCGCGTCACCGACATCTTCTTCGCGATCCCCGTCGTACTCGGCGGCCTGGTGCTGCTCTCCGTGGTCACCAGCTCCACGGTCTGGCCGGTGATCGGCTTCATGGTGCTGCTCGGCTGGCCGCAGCTCTCCCGCATCGCCCGCGCGTCCGTCATCTCCACCAAGCAGAACGACTACGTCCAGGCCGCCCGCGCGCTGGGCGCCTCCAACTCCCGGATGATGCTGCGGCACATCACGCCCAACGCCATCGCCCCGGTCATCGTCGTCGCGACCATCGCGCTCGGTACGTACATCTCGCTGGAGGCGACCCTGTCCTACCTCGGTGTCGGGCTGAAGCCGCCCACGGTGAGCTGGGGCATCGACATCTCCTCGGCGTCCCAGTACATCCGCACGGCGCCGCACGCGCTGCTCTGGCCGGCCGGCGCCCTCGCTGTCACCGTCCTCGCGTTCATCATGCTCGGCGACGCGGTGCGCGACGCCCTCGACCCGAAGCTGAGGTGA
- a CDS encoding ABC transporter permease has product MGRYVIRRLLQMIPVFFGATLLIFLMVNVMGDPIAGLCGDRECDPATAAQLRKEFGLDKPVWQQYATYMGNVFTGDFGTAFNGQEVTELMSTAFPVTIRLTVVAILFEVVIGITLGVVTGLRRGRPVDTGVLLVTLVVISVPTFVTGLLLQLLLGVEWGWISPSVSPEAPFNELIVPGLVLASVSLAYVTRLTRTSIAENRRADYVRTAVAKGLPRRRVITRHLLRNSLIPVVTFIGTDIGALMGGAIVTERIFNIHGVGFQLYQGILRQNTQTVVGFVTVLVLVFLMANLLVDLLYAVLDPRIRYA; this is encoded by the coding sequence ATGGGACGGTACGTGATCCGGCGTCTGCTGCAGATGATCCCGGTCTTCTTCGGCGCCACCCTGTTGATCTTCCTGATGGTGAACGTGATGGGCGACCCCATCGCGGGCCTGTGCGGCGACCGGGAGTGCGACCCCGCCACGGCCGCCCAGTTGCGCAAGGAGTTCGGCCTCGACAAGCCCGTGTGGCAGCAGTACGCGACCTACATGGGGAACGTCTTCACCGGCGACTTCGGCACCGCGTTCAACGGGCAGGAGGTCACCGAGCTGATGTCGACCGCCTTCCCGGTCACCATCCGGCTCACCGTCGTGGCGATCCTCTTCGAGGTCGTCATCGGCATCACGCTGGGCGTCGTCACCGGACTGCGCCGCGGCCGTCCCGTCGACACCGGCGTCCTGCTGGTCACCCTGGTCGTCATCTCCGTGCCGACCTTCGTCACCGGTCTGCTGCTCCAGCTGCTGCTCGGTGTCGAGTGGGGCTGGATCAGTCCGTCCGTCTCCCCGGAGGCCCCCTTCAACGAGCTGATCGTGCCGGGCCTGGTCCTCGCGTCCGTCTCCCTCGCGTACGTGACCCGGCTGACCCGGACGTCCATCGCGGAGAACCGGCGCGCCGACTACGTCCGTACGGCCGTCGCCAAGGGCCTGCCCCGGCGCCGGGTCATCACCCGGCACCTGCTGCGCAACTCGCTGATCCCGGTGGTCACCTTCATCGGCACCGACATCGGCGCCCTGATGGGCGGCGCGATCGTCACCGAGCGGATCTTCAACATCCACGGCGTCGGCTTCCAGCTCTACCAGGGCATCCTGCGCCAGAACACCCAGACCGTCGTCGGCTTCGTGACCGTCCTCGTCCTCGTCTTCCTGATGGCCAACCTGCTGGTCGACCTTCTGTACGCCGTACTCGACCCGAGGATCCGCTATGCCTGA
- a CDS encoding peptide ABC transporter substrate-binding protein, which translates to MRGATHARWAACAAAVALAATACGDDGGGDSGGSGDGSGILSSSWGDPQNPLEPANTNEVQGGKVLDMLFRGLKRYDAKTGKANDMLAEKIETTDSQNFTVTVRSGWTFSNGEPVTAKSFVDAWNYGAGLKNNQKNAYFFGYIDGYDKVHPEDGGKQTADTLSGLKVTGENTFTVKLNQKFSTFPDTLGYAAFSPLPKAFFDDHDAWLKKPVGNGPYVVDSYAKGSVMKMRKWGEYPGEDKARNGGVDLKVYTDNNTAYTDLMAGNLDLVDDVPASQLKNAKSDLGDRYINTPAGIIQTLAFPFYDKAWDKDGMEKVRTGLSRAIDRKQITETIFQKTRTPATDWTSPVLGEAGGFKEGLCGDACEYDPDEAKKLIEEGGGLPGGQVKISYNADTGSHKEWVDAVCNSVNNALDNDKACVGNPVGTFADFRNRITQSKMSGPFRAGWQMDYPLIQNFLQPLYYTNASSNDGKWTSAEFDKLVDEANAETDQAKAVELFQQAEEVLRDDMGAIPLWYQNGSAGYSQRITDVALNPFSLPVYNEIKVS; encoded by the coding sequence ATGCGTGGAGCCACGCACGCCAGATGGGCCGCATGCGCGGCGGCGGTAGCGCTCGCCGCGACGGCCTGTGGGGACGACGGGGGTGGCGACAGCGGCGGCAGCGGCGACGGCTCCGGCATCCTCAGTTCCTCGTGGGGCGACCCGCAGAACCCCCTGGAGCCGGCGAACACCAACGAGGTGCAGGGCGGCAAGGTCCTCGACATGCTCTTCCGCGGTCTCAAGCGCTACGACGCCAAGACCGGCAAGGCCAACGACATGCTCGCGGAGAAGATCGAGACCACGGACTCCCAGAACTTCACCGTCACCGTCAGGAGCGGCTGGACCTTCAGCAACGGCGAGCCCGTCACCGCCAAGTCGTTCGTGGACGCCTGGAACTACGGCGCCGGCCTCAAGAACAACCAGAAGAACGCGTACTTCTTCGGGTACATCGACGGCTACGACAAGGTCCACCCCGAGGACGGCGGCAAACAGACCGCCGACACCCTCTCCGGTCTGAAGGTCACCGGCGAGAACACCTTCACGGTCAAGCTCAACCAGAAGTTCTCGACCTTCCCCGACACCCTCGGCTACGCGGCCTTCTCGCCGCTGCCCAAGGCGTTCTTCGACGACCACGACGCCTGGCTGAAGAAGCCGGTCGGCAACGGCCCGTACGTCGTCGACTCGTACGCCAAGGGCTCGGTGATGAAGATGCGCAAGTGGGGCGAGTACCCCGGCGAGGACAAGGCCCGCAACGGCGGAGTGGACCTCAAGGTCTACACCGACAACAACACCGCCTACACGGACCTGATGGCCGGCAACCTCGACCTCGTCGACGACGTGCCCGCCTCCCAGCTCAAGAACGCCAAGAGCGACCTCGGCGACCGGTACATCAACACGCCCGCGGGCATCATCCAGACCCTCGCCTTCCCGTTCTACGACAAGGCCTGGGACAAGGACGGCATGGAGAAGGTCCGCACGGGCCTGTCCCGGGCCATCGACCGCAAGCAGATCACCGAGACCATCTTCCAGAAGACACGGACCCCCGCCACCGACTGGACCTCGCCCGTCCTCGGCGAGGCGGGCGGCTTCAAGGAGGGGCTGTGCGGTGACGCCTGCGAGTACGACCCCGACGAGGCCAAGAAGCTGATCGAGGAGGGCGGCGGGCTGCCCGGCGGCCAGGTCAAGATCTCGTACAACGCGGACACCGGCTCCCACAAGGAGTGGGTGGACGCCGTCTGCAACTCCGTCAACAACGCGCTGGACAACGACAAGGCCTGCGTCGGCAACCCCGTCGGCACCTTCGCCGACTTCCGCAACCGGATCACCCAGTCCAAGATGTCGGGCCCCTTCCGGGCCGGCTGGCAGATGGACTACCCGCTGATCCAGAACTTCCTGCAGCCGCTGTACTACACCAACGCCTCGTCCAACGACGGCAAGTGGACCAGCGCCGAGTTCGACAAGCTCGTCGACGAGGCCAACGCGGAGACCGACCAGGCCAAGGCCGTCGAGCTGTTCCAGCAGGCCGAGGAGGTCCTGCGGGACGACATGGGCGCCATCCCGCTCTGGTACCAGAACGGCAGCGCCGGCTACTCGCAGCGGATCACCGACGTGGCGCTGAACCCGTTCAGCCTCCCCGTCTACAACGAGATCAAGGTCAGCTGA
- a CDS encoding ABC transporter permease has product MTSPTPSAAAPPTAVADTAVRTPPAPPPRGGDSRSPGRLAWLRFRRDRTGVVSAYVVLFFFVAGVGAPLIARVYGKDPYTTYGQNTAGLLNDFGFPVRPNGGISGDFWFGVEPQLGRDVFTLLLYGIRNSLLIATVTTLLVTLLGIVVGLTAGYLGGRTDYLVGRVIDILLAFPSTLFFIAFWPVMISILVSPEDNTPTWLTVVSLISVMTAFGWAPIARLLRGEVLALREREFVEASKVTGASPARIIFKELLPNLWTPILIQATLALPMYVTTEAALAFLGVGLSDPTPDWGVMIQRGAQVYQIDITYMLFPGLAMVIFVIAFNLLGDSVRDALDPRTRRR; this is encoded by the coding sequence ATGACCTCCCCTACGCCCTCCGCGGCCGCCCCACCCACGGCGGTGGCCGACACCGCCGTACGCACCCCACCCGCGCCCCCTCCTCGGGGCGGTGACAGCCGCTCCCCCGGCCGGCTCGCCTGGCTGCGCTTCCGGCGCGACCGCACGGGCGTCGTCTCGGCCTACGTCGTGCTGTTCTTCTTCGTCGCCGGAGTCGGCGCCCCGCTGATCGCCAGGGTGTACGGCAAGGACCCGTACACGACGTACGGCCAGAACACGGCGGGCCTGCTCAACGACTTCGGGTTTCCCGTCCGGCCCAACGGCGGTATCAGCGGCGACTTCTGGTTCGGCGTCGAACCGCAGCTCGGGCGGGACGTCTTCACCCTGCTTCTCTACGGCATCCGCAACTCGCTGCTGATCGCCACGGTGACGACCCTGCTGGTCACCCTGCTGGGCATCGTCGTCGGGCTGACGGCCGGCTATCTCGGCGGCCGGACCGACTACCTGGTCGGCCGGGTCATCGACATCCTGCTGGCCTTCCCCTCCACGCTCTTCTTCATCGCCTTCTGGCCCGTGATGATCTCGATCCTGGTCTCGCCGGAGGACAACACACCGACCTGGCTCACGGTGGTCAGTCTGATCTCGGTGATGACCGCGTTCGGCTGGGCGCCCATCGCCAGACTGCTGCGGGGCGAGGTACTGGCCCTGCGCGAGCGGGAGTTCGTGGAGGCGTCCAAGGTCACCGGCGCCTCACCGGCCCGGATCATCTTCAAGGAGCTGCTGCCCAACCTGTGGACGCCGATCCTCATCCAGGCGACCCTCGCGCTGCCCATGTACGTCACCACGGAGGCGGCCCTCGCCTTCCTCGGGGTCGGGCTCAGCGACCCGACGCCCGACTGGGGCGTGATGATCCAGCGCGGGGCGCAGGTCTACCAGATCGACATCACCTACATGCTCTTCCCCGGCCTGGCGATGGTGATCTTCGTGATCGCCTTCAACCTTCTCGGCGACTCCGTTCGGGATGCGCTGGATCCCAGGACCCGACGCCGGTAG
- a CDS encoding ABC transporter substrate-binding protein encodes MSLSRRNFVIATSVAAGGSMVLSACSSGGGGGGTGGSGSAGTAKYSAVTIGTADDSTGPAPEITGSRKGGTIHAIGPDDFSHLDPQRIYYSWNSTVGNLYIRCLTGYKIAPGGGMKLVGDLATDTGTMSDGGRTWTFTLKDGLKWEDGSELTVDDVRHGIERGFASFTTEGATYLQSALTGTNDFRSVYKGPYGGKHLSSVVTDAAKKTITFHLKTARPDLNWTLAMHSYGAVPVKHDTKEKYDKDPFSCGPYRVKQHSVDKSLTLVRNTHWDPATDAIRNACPDSFVFEFGPEGLQATDRLIADSGDDQYAVMAYSGVPAERIQKVLGTADLKARTVDGLLTGLYYYAINCKRIKDVKVRQALNHAWPLEQIRRIYGGPSAGEYATTILSPDIAGRVKFDVYGKLAKPQGDTAKAKALLKEAGKLGQKIVYTYPQGANDAYDKTKVVIANALKEAGFDPVVKPVESTSYYDQVQQIDNQFDVMWFGWSPDWPTGYTLIQPLFDGTTIANGANNVSQLNVSWVNTAIKKNAVITDATRANASWAALDRRIMAEEAPIIPETYQRRYYLYGSKVGGGEFDPLFSAFILYKLYAKA; translated from the coding sequence ATGTCTCTTTCGCGTAGAAACTTCGTCATCGCGACCTCGGTCGCGGCCGGTGGGTCGATGGTCCTTTCCGCGTGCAGCAGCGGTGGGGGCGGTGGCGGTACGGGAGGCAGTGGCTCGGCCGGCACCGCCAAGTACTCCGCGGTGACCATCGGCACGGCGGACGACTCCACCGGGCCCGCCCCCGAGATCACCGGCTCACGCAAGGGCGGCACGATCCACGCGATCGGCCCGGACGACTTCTCGCACCTCGACCCGCAGCGCATCTACTACTCGTGGAACTCCACGGTCGGCAACCTCTACATCCGTTGCCTGACCGGCTACAAGATCGCCCCGGGCGGTGGCATGAAGCTCGTCGGCGACCTGGCCACCGACACCGGCACCATGTCCGACGGCGGCAGGACGTGGACCTTCACGCTGAAGGACGGCCTGAAGTGGGAGGACGGCAGCGAGCTCACCGTGGACGACGTACGCCACGGCATCGAGCGCGGCTTCGCGAGTTTCACCACCGAGGGCGCCACCTACCTCCAGTCGGCGCTGACCGGCACGAACGACTTCCGCTCGGTCTACAAGGGCCCGTACGGCGGCAAGCACCTCAGCTCGGTCGTCACGGACGCCGCGAAGAAGACCATCACCTTCCACCTGAAGACGGCCCGTCCGGACCTCAACTGGACCCTCGCCATGCACTCCTACGGCGCCGTGCCCGTCAAGCACGACACCAAGGAGAAGTACGACAAGGACCCGTTCTCCTGCGGCCCGTACCGCGTCAAGCAGCACTCCGTCGACAAGTCGCTGACCCTGGTGCGCAACACCCACTGGGACCCGGCGACGGACGCGATCCGCAACGCCTGCCCGGACTCCTTCGTCTTCGAGTTCGGTCCCGAGGGGCTGCAGGCCACGGACCGGCTGATCGCCGACTCCGGGGACGACCAGTACGCGGTCATGGCCTACAGCGGGGTACCGGCCGAGCGCATCCAGAAGGTGCTCGGCACGGCCGACCTGAAGGCCCGTACCGTCGACGGCCTGCTGACCGGCCTCTACTACTACGCCATCAACTGCAAACGCATCAAGGACGTCAAGGTGCGCCAGGCGCTCAACCACGCCTGGCCGCTGGAGCAGATCCGCCGGATCTACGGCGGCCCGTCCGCGGGCGAGTACGCCACCACCATCCTGTCCCCGGACATCGCGGGGCGGGTGAAGTTCGACGTGTACGGCAAGCTGGCCAAGCCGCAGGGTGACACGGCGAAGGCGAAGGCCCTGCTGAAGGAGGCCGGGAAGCTCGGCCAGAAGATCGTCTACACGTATCCGCAGGGTGCGAACGACGCGTACGACAAGACCAAGGTCGTCATCGCGAACGCCCTGAAGGAGGCCGGCTTCGATCCGGTCGTGAAGCCCGTCGAGTCGACCAGCTACTACGACCAGGTCCAGCAGATCGACAACCAGTTCGACGTGATGTGGTTCGGCTGGTCCCCCGACTGGCCGACCGGCTACACCCTCATCCAGCCCCTCTTCGACGGCACCACGATCGCCAACGGCGCCAACAACGTCTCGCAGCTGAACGTGAGCTGGGTCAACACGGCGATCAAGAAGAACGCCGTCATCACGGACGCCACCAGGGCCAACGCGTCCTGGGCGGCGCTGGACCGCCGGATCATGGCGGAGGAGGCGCCGATCATCCCCGAGACGTACCAGCGGCGCTACTACCTGTACGGATCCAAGGTGGGCGGGGGCGAGTTCGACCCGCTGTTCTCGGCGTTCATCCTCTACAAGCTCTACGCCAAGGCCTGA
- a CDS encoding ABC transporter permease: MFRFLVRRTLGALLILLIISALTFVLFYVAPRDPARAACGKLCTPQTLALVRHNLGISDPLPVQYWHWLVGVFAGRDYTGLGHCPAPCLGYSFTNHEPVLGLITDRFPTTLSLSLGSTVVFVVFGVGTGMIAAVKQGRPLDKIASSASLVGSSLQIYIVGVVAMYYLSDQWHLLPRPQDSVGFTQDPAAWFKGLLLPWLVLALIFTANYTRMTRSQLVETLNEDYVRTARAKGLSRRTVFFRFAWRGAMGPIVTILGLDIGYLLGGAIITEETFGLHGIGALSIKAVRDNDLPLLLGVVLTAAAAIVVANIVVDAVYALIDPRVRLA, translated from the coding sequence ATGTTCCGTTTCCTCGTCCGCCGGACGCTCGGCGCGCTGCTGATCCTCCTGATCATCAGCGCCCTCACCTTCGTGCTCTTCTACGTCGCCCCCCGTGACCCGGCGCGCGCCGCCTGCGGCAAGCTGTGCACGCCGCAGACACTCGCGCTGGTCCGGCACAACCTCGGGATCTCCGACCCCCTGCCGGTCCAGTACTGGCACTGGCTCGTCGGCGTGTTCGCCGGCCGCGACTACACGGGGCTCGGGCACTGCCCCGCCCCGTGCCTCGGCTACTCGTTCACCAACCACGAGCCGGTGCTCGGCCTGATCACCGACCGCTTCCCGACGACGCTCTCGCTCTCGCTGGGCAGCACGGTCGTGTTCGTGGTCTTCGGGGTGGGCACCGGAATGATCGCGGCGGTCAAGCAGGGCAGGCCGCTGGACAAGATCGCGTCCTCCGCCTCGCTGGTCGGCTCGTCGCTGCAGATCTACATCGTCGGCGTGGTCGCGATGTACTACCTCTCCGACCAGTGGCATCTGCTGCCCCGGCCGCAGGACAGCGTGGGGTTCACCCAGGATCCGGCCGCGTGGTTCAAGGGCCTGCTGCTGCCCTGGCTGGTCCTCGCGCTGATCTTCACCGCCAACTACACCCGGATGACCCGCTCCCAGCTGGTGGAGACCCTGAACGAGGACTACGTGCGCACCGCGCGCGCCAAGGGCCTCTCCCGCCGGACGGTCTTCTTCCGGTTCGCCTGGCGGGGTGCGATGGGCCCGATCGTCACGATCCTCGGGCTCGACATCGGCTACCTCCTCGGCGGCGCGATCATCACCGAGGAGACCTTCGGCCTGCACGGCATCGGCGCCCTGTCCATCAAGGCCGTACGGGACAACGACCTGCCGCTGCTGCTCGGCGTGGTCCTCACCGCGGCCGCCGCGATCGTCGTCGCCAACATCGTCGTCGACGCCGTCTACGCCCTCATCGACCCGCGGGTCCGGCTCGCGTAG